Proteins found in one Erythrobacter sp. KY5 genomic segment:
- a CDS encoding efflux RND transporter periplasmic adaptor subunit: protein MNYATTITAEAQDDIPADVATRHGLRRSNSLTRTLLIAGGGLFALLLAIAAYFALQGGEPAAMADDNDQAPVVTVVTPGRTSVDGTIEAPGTLAARRPMPVGVVGEGGQVLSVRVDAGDWVQQGQVLAVIDRSVQTQQAAAQAAQIDVARADAKLAQSNLDRALQLVERGFISQAEIDRLTATRDSAVARIKVAEAQLAELRARNARLNVIAPATGYVLERNVEPGQTVTGGAPALFVIARGGEFELLAQLSESQLAGLSQGVSASVVPTGSDKTFEGQIWQLSPTIDQQSRQGTARIALPYAPELRPGGFATASIRSGSLEATILPQSAVLADDEGSFVYVIDEENKAVRTAVKTGMTTPQGIAITEGLSGTERVVLSAGGFLNPGEVVKPRKGGDEE, encoded by the coding sequence ATGAATTACGCGACCACGATCACAGCCGAGGCGCAGGACGATATCCCCGCCGATGTCGCGACCCGGCATGGTCTCAGGCGGTCCAATTCGCTGACCCGCACGCTGCTGATCGCAGGGGGCGGACTGTTTGCATTGCTGCTCGCTATTGCGGCCTATTTCGCGCTTCAGGGCGGCGAGCCCGCCGCGATGGCGGACGATAACGACCAAGCGCCGGTGGTCACGGTGGTCACTCCCGGACGCACCAGTGTCGACGGCACAATCGAAGCGCCCGGCACACTCGCCGCACGTCGCCCGATGCCGGTTGGCGTCGTTGGTGAGGGCGGACAGGTCCTGTCGGTCCGTGTCGATGCCGGCGACTGGGTCCAGCAAGGTCAGGTGCTCGCCGTCATTGATCGCTCCGTTCAGACGCAGCAGGCCGCCGCGCAGGCAGCTCAGATCGATGTTGCGCGTGCAGACGCGAAGCTTGCCCAGTCGAACCTCGACCGCGCTCTGCAACTGGTTGAACGCGGCTTCATTTCTCAGGCCGAAATCGACCGGCTCACCGCCACGCGCGATTCTGCAGTGGCTAGGATCAAGGTCGCCGAAGCTCAGCTTGCCGAACTGCGTGCCCGCAACGCCCGCCTGAATGTGATCGCACCGGCAACCGGCTACGTGCTTGAACGTAATGTCGAGCCTGGGCAGACTGTCACCGGCGGCGCACCTGCCCTGTTCGTGATCGCGCGCGGGGGAGAGTTCGAGCTTCTTGCGCAGCTGAGCGAAAGCCAGCTTGCAGGGCTTTCGCAAGGCGTGTCGGCGAGCGTCGTACCGACCGGGTCCGACAAGACCTTCGAGGGGCAGATCTGGCAGCTTTCGCCCACTATCGACCAACAGAGCCGCCAGGGCACCGCCCGTATCGCGCTGCCCTATGCGCCCGAGCTGCGGCCCGGTGGCTTTGCGACAGCCAGCATTCGCAGCGGCTCGCTTGAAGCGACCATCCTTCCGCAGAGCGCGGTTCTCGCCGATGACGAGGGCAGCTTCGTCTATGTCATCGACGAAGAGAACAAGGCCGTTCGCACTGCGGTAAAGACCGGCATGACCACGCCGCAGGGCATCGCGATCACCGAGGGCCTGTCGGGCACCGAACGGGTCGTCCTGAGCGCTGGCGGATTCCTTAATCCGGGCGAAGTCGTCAAACCTCGCAAGGGTGGCGACGAAGAATGA
- a CDS encoding GlsB/YeaQ/YmgE family stress response membrane protein, with product MGWIIALIVGGVAGWLASLVMNRDASMGIFWNIVVGCIGSVIGNLIAGPLLGISGSVQEFSIIGLVVAVIGAIVLLGVMNLIQRGRVR from the coding sequence ATGGGTTGGATTATTGCACTTATCGTAGGCGGTGTTGCCGGTTGGCTGGCGAGCCTAGTCATGAATCGCGATGCCTCGATGGGTATCTTCTGGAACATCGTCGTGGGCTGCATCGGCTCGGTGATTGGCAACCTGATCGCAGGCCCGCTGCTCGGCATCAGCGGCAGCGTGCAGGAGTTTTCGATCATCGGTCTGGTCGTCGCGGTCATCGGAGCGATTGTCCTACTGGGCGTCATGAACCTTATCCAGCGTGGCCGGGTGCGCTAA
- a CDS encoding DUF1153 domain-containing protein: protein MIENQDIRPAQVIGPLGEPLTIDDLPSPTTKRWVVRRKAEVVAAVNGGLLTIDEVLERYGLTLEEFASWQRAVDRSGMQGLRVTRIQHYRDLYERQLKY, encoded by the coding sequence ATGATTGAGAACCAGGACATCCGCCCGGCACAGGTGATTGGCCCTCTTGGCGAGCCGTTGACGATCGACGACCTCCCTTCGCCCACCACCAAACGCTGGGTCGTTCGCCGCAAGGCGGAAGTGGTCGCAGCGGTCAATGGCGGCTTGCTGACCATCGACGAAGTGCTTGAGCGCTACGGCCTCACGCTGGAAGAATTCGCCTCGTGGCAGCGCGCGGTGGACCGTTCGGGCATGCAGGGTCTGCGCGTGACCCGTATCCAGCACTATCGAGACCTCTACGAGCGCCAGCTCAAGTACTGA
- the mnmA gene encoding tRNA 2-thiouridine(34) synthase MnmA, translating to MTTDTALETASPFGLDTAALFDLPRPASQCRIVVAMSGGVDSSVVAALAADTGAEVIGITLQLYDYGAATGRKGACCAGDDIADARAVSDRLGIAHYVFDHESAFREDVVEQFADEYLAGRTPVPCIRCNMGPKFTDLFRMARELGADCLATGHYVRRVEAAKEDGRGPHLYRANDPGRDQSYFLYATTQEQLDYIRFPLGGLPKSQVRELAEAAGLRNAAKPDSQDICFVPDGNYAGIVKKLRPEGGVPGAIVHAATGETLGEHKGIIHYTVGQRKGLEIGGQPEPLYVISLDAASREVRVGPKRMLGIESAEVIETNRIGAIPEGAQLTAKVRSLAKPVPVTIEGDLGEGATVTMRFDQPEFGVAPGQAAVIYAGERVIGGGWIDATTSVAS from the coding sequence ATGACGACTGACACCGCTCTTGAAACCGCCAGCCCGTTCGGGCTGGACACGGCCGCCCTATTCGATCTGCCGCGCCCTGCGTCCCAGTGCCGGATCGTGGTCGCGATGAGCGGCGGGGTCGATTCGTCCGTGGTCGCAGCGCTTGCTGCCGACACCGGAGCGGAAGTGATCGGCATCACGCTACAGCTCTATGATTATGGCGCTGCAACGGGTCGCAAGGGCGCATGCTGCGCGGGCGACGACATCGCCGATGCGCGCGCTGTTTCTGACCGGCTGGGCATCGCGCATTATGTCTTCGACCATGAAAGTGCCTTTCGTGAAGACGTGGTCGAGCAGTTCGCCGACGAGTATCTCGCAGGCCGCACGCCGGTCCCCTGCATCCGCTGCAACATGGGGCCCAAGTTCACCGACCTGTTCCGCATGGCGCGCGAGCTGGGCGCGGATTGCCTTGCGACCGGGCACTATGTCCGCCGGGTCGAAGCCGCCAAGGAAGATGGCCGCGGACCGCACCTCTACCGCGCCAATGATCCGGGCCGCGACCAGTCCTACTTCCTGTATGCGACCACGCAGGAGCAGCTCGACTATATCCGCTTTCCGCTAGGCGGTCTGCCCAAGTCCCAGGTGCGCGAGCTGGCCGAGGCCGCTGGCCTGCGCAACGCCGCAAAGCCTGACAGTCAGGACATCTGCTTCGTGCCCGACGGCAATTATGCCGGTATCGTGAAGAAGCTGCGCCCCGAAGGCGGCGTGCCCGGTGCCATCGTCCATGCCGCGACCGGCGAGACGCTGGGCGAGCACAAGGGCATCATCCATTATACGGTCGGCCAGCGCAAAGGGCTGGAGATCGGCGGTCAGCCAGAGCCGCTTTATGTCATCTCGCTGGACGCCGCATCGCGCGAGGTGCGTGTCGGGCCAAAGCGCATGCTCGGGATCGAGAGCGCGGAAGTGATCGAGACCAACCGCATCGGCGCAATCCCGGAAGGCGCGCAGCTGACTGCCAAGGTCCGCAGCCTTGCCAAGCCGGTGCCCGTGACGATCGAAGGCGATCTGGGCGAAGGCGCGACGGTGACGATGCGCTTCGACCAGCCCGAATTCGGCGTTGCTCCGGGTCAGGCGGCGGTGATCTATGCCGGTGAGCGCGTCATCGGCGGCGGCTGGATCGACGCGACCACTTCAGTCGCGTCTTAA